tccaatccaaatgtactccctccaccacaaccctctgctttctgcaggcaagcaaattctgaatcctcctggccaaacttccctggatcccatggtttctgactttctgaattagCCTACAGAGTTGtaccttgtcagatgccttactaaaatccatgtagatcacatccactacactcccctcatctatatgcctggtcacctcctcaaagaaatcaGTCATCCTTGTTAGACaatatctgcccttcacaaagacatgctgactgtccttgatcagaccatgagtctccaaatgcccatagattgtacctctaagaatcttttccaacagttttctcaccacagacgtaaggctgaGTGGTCTATAATTACGCAGacaatccctactaccttttttgaacaagggtacaacattcgcctccctccaatcctccagtacctttcCCATGGAcatcgaggacataaagatcctagccacaggctcagcaatctcttccctcgcctcgtggagcggcctggggaatattctttCACGCTCTGGGTCTTATCTGTCCTGATCTATTTtagcaactccaacacctcttctcccttaatatcaatatgctccagaacatcaacctcactcaaatTGCCCTCATTGTCATCAATTTccttctcattggtgaatactgaagagaagtattcattgacgACCTCGTTCACTTCCaaagcctccaggcacatcctcCCAGCTTTAACTCTAATtgatcctatcttcactcctgtcaaccttttgctcttcacatatttcaagaatgccttggtgttttccttctgcactatatttcattcagatttACTTTGTGAAAACATGTAGCTGAGAAATGAGGTGAATAATTGTAAAATTTCCTGAACGAACAGAAGTATTGGTCATAAGTTGGTTAAATGAGAAAGGACTCAAAGAGCTGAATGTTTCGTGTGATATTAACAATCCAGTTACTGACCTTTGCAACATTCACATTCGCAGTCCTCTGTAAGAGAAAAGTAAACACGATCTAATGTTAGGGAGTTGATTGTTGATCACCGTGACgtcactgtgggaagagattgctCATGGGCTCAATATTGGAGGAAAGCGCTGAGGACATGGTGCATCATGGGTAAGATTCAGTCACCTCACACACATGGTCACAGCTGGTGATCAGTTTGTAGGATCCCACCTGCCAACCAGAGCACCACGGGCCTCACACTGTGTCTGGACCATGTACCATAATGCCCGAGGTGGGAAGTTACAATATATTTTCCTGCTGATCATCTCCCGCAGCCCACACCCAAAATTGTGATCACTtagatcacagaacatcaaacaatacagcacagtacaggctttcGGCTCACTatgttgtgccgacacttaaaccctgcctcccaaataaccctccagcttaaattcctccatatacctgtctagtagtctcttaaatttcactagtgtatctgcctccaaaaATGActcaggcagagaattccacgcaccacccactctctgagcaaaaaaccttcctctaattttCCCCTTGAACCTCCCACCCCTTAtcataaagccatgtcctcttgtatttagCACTGGTGCCCTGGGGAGGAAGCACTgtccgtccactctatctattcctcttaatatcttgtatacctttatcatgtctcatctcatcctccttctctccagagagtaaagcctgaGCTCCCTAAATCTCTGATCATACTCTGATCATTACTTtgagactcttaaactctatccctcgacttctgAAAACTaatactccataagctttcttaaatacTCTATCTACCTGTCAGGCAACTTTCacggatctgtggacatgtaccccctgaTCTCTCTGCTCCCACAgtcttccaagtatcctgccattttctTTGAACTCTGCCTTGGCttttatccttccaaagtgtggcaaatcacacttctctgggttgaactccatctgccacttctcagcacacttcagcatcctatcgatgtctgtctgcaatcttagacaatcctctacacaatctacaacaccactaacgtttgtgtcatctgcaaacttgccaactcactCTTCCACCCCcatatccaggttgttaatacaaatcacgaaaagtagagttcccagaactgatccttgtgcgACACCACtagtcgcaaccctccaatccaaatgtactccctccaccacaaccctctgctttctgcaggcaagcaaattctgaatcctcctggccaaacttccctggatcccatggtttctgactttctgaattagCCTACAGAGTTGtaccttgtcagatgccttactaaaatccatgtagatcacatccactacactcccctcatctatatgcctggtcacctcctcaaagaaatcaGTCATCCTTGTTAGACaatatctgcccttcacaaagacatgctgactgtccttgatcagaccatgagtctccaaatgcccatagattgtacctctaagaatcttttccaacagttttctcaccacagacgtaaggctgaGTGGTCTATAATTACGCAGacaatccctactaccttttttgaacaagggtacaacattcgcctccctccaatcctccagtacctttcCCATGGAcatcgaggacataaagatcctagccacaggctcagcaatctcttccctcgcctcgtggagcggcctggggaatattctttCACGCTCTGGGTCTTATCTGTCCTGATCTATTTtagcaactccaacacctcttctcccttaatatcaatatgctccagaacatcaacctcactcaaatTGCCCTCATTGTCATCAATTTccttctcattggtgaataccgaagagaagtattcattgacgACCTTGTTCACTTCCaaagcctccaggcacatcctcCCACCTTTAACTCTAATtgatcctatcttcactcctgtcaaccttttgctcttcacatatttcaagaatgccttggggttttccttctgcactatatttcattcagatttACTTTGTGAAAACATGTAGCTGAGAAATGAGGTGAATAATTGTAAAATTTCCTGAACGAACAGAAGTATTGGTCATAAGTTGGTTAAATGAGAAAGGACTCAAAGAGCTGAATGTTTCGTGTGATATTAACAATCCAGTTACTGACCTTTGCAACATTCACATTCGCAGTCCTCTGTAAGAGAAAAGTAAACACGATCTAATGTTAGGGAGTTGGTTGTTGATCACCGTGACATCGTTGTGGGAAGAGATTGCTCATGGGATCAATATTGGAGGAAAGTGCTGAGGACATGGTGCATCATGGGTAAGATTCAGTCACCTCACACACATGGTCACAGCTGGTGATCAGTTTGTAAGATCACACCTGAGAACCAGAGCACCACTGGCCTCACTGTGTCTGGACCATGTACCATAATGCCCCCCAgtcttccaagtatcctgccattttctttgtactctgccttggagtttgtccttccaaagtgtggcaaatcacacttctctgggtggaactccatctgccacttctcagcccacttctgcatcctatcgatgtctgtCCGCAATCttacaccaccaaactttgtgtcatctgcaaacttgccaactcactcttccacccccacatccaggtcattaatacaaatcatgaaaagtagaggtcacagatccgatccttgtgggacaccactagtcacaaccctccaatccaaatgtactccctccaccacgaccctctgctttctgcaggcaagctaattctgaatcctcCTATCcaagcttccctggatcccaggccttctgactttctgaataggcctactgtgtggtaccttgtcaaatgccttactaaaatccttttctttctttttaaatctgtttattaatttttaagcaaacataaatgaaacatgaatacagagagtttgagagtacatagttaatagtttaaatagacattcaattAGATGATAATCATTATatcataacctcccaaactcatggtAATTTCAAACAAAAGATgtgaaaaaaaaaccaaaaatagagagaaaaaaacactaaccaacatgggccattgcataatgtCAAATATATactatacagtagtgccaataactccgaacctccatccaaataattaaggataataaaagtgaggtttaggaaaagacaatttaactcatatgaaaatgttgaataaatggtctccaagtttcttcaaacttaactgaaggatcaaagacaacactactaattttttctaagctcaaataaaagatagtttgagaaaaccactgaaatatagttggaggattaatttctttccaattccatAAAATAGATCTTCTTGCCATTACTGTAACAAATGTAATCATCCATCGAGATGAGGGGGATAGGCGATTattatccatcattggtaaaccgaaaattgcagtaataggatgcagttggaaattgatattcagaactgttgaaataatactgaaaatatctttccagtaattatgcaaacaaggacaagaccaaaacatatgggtcaatgaagcaacatcagaatgacatctgtcacaggttggattaacataagactaaaatcgagcaagtttatccttagacatatgagctctatgtacaaccttaaattgtatgagggcatgtttagcacaaatagaagaagaattgactaattgtaaaattttctcccattgctcagtgggtataagataatgaagttctttttcccattccttcttaattttttctgatacttctggctgtattttcatgatcatattataattgatggctactaaacccttctgacaaggattcagagctaaaaaattTTCCGTAATGTCTGATGGTCATAGTTtcagaaaagactgtaactcattattcaaaattctaacttgcaaatatctaaaaaaatgagtttcaggtaaattatattaattagatagctgttcaaaggacataaagctatcatctaaaaatagatcacaaaaacatgttaaaccttttgttttccataaaacaaaggcttgatccataaaagagggctgaaaaagaaagttagatattatagggcttgataagatgaacttattcaagccaaaaaatttacaaaattgaaaccaaattcgcaatgtatgtttaactataggattagttatttgtttattcaatttagataaagagaaaggaagtgaaaatcctaaaattgaaaacaatgaaaagtcttgtagagatttacattccaaatttacccattgtgggcaagctgctattgtcgattcttgtgtccaaaatattaaatatcgtatattaactgcccaatagtaaaatctcaagtttggcaaagccaaaccgtcctccttcttaggcttctgtaaatattttttgtttagtctaggatttttattctgccacagacaggaagatattttggagtcaataatatcaaaaaaaagatttaggaataaaaattggtaatgcttgaaataaatataagaatttgggtaataccatcatcttaatagcattaattcgaccaaccaatgacaaagataatggagaccacctggtaacaagttgcttaatttggtcaattaaaggtaagaaattaactttaaataaatctttatgttttttggtaattttaatacccaaataagtaaaataatctgtgacaactttaaatggtaaatgtttgtAAATTGGAACTTACATATTTAATGGAAGTAATTCGCTCTTATTAAAACtcaatttgtaaccagaaaagttactaaactgagcaagcaaggacaaaatagcaggaatagatctctcagggtccgatatgtatagtaacaagtcatcagcatataatgataacttatacgtcCCTTCCCCAtgagtaatacccaaaatattaggtgatacATGAATGGCTATAGCTAAAAGTTCCAAAATAATGTCAAttgtaaaggacttaaaggacagccttgccttgtaccacggaataactgaaaaaaaaggagatctttgattactgGTAAAGACTGAAGCCAAgggtttatagtatattaatttaattcatgatataaatttcaaactaaaattaaaatgctgcaatgtattaaataaatatggccattcaactctatcaaatgctttttcagcatctaaggaaatgacacattctggtattttgggtgaaggagtataaataatattaattaattttctaatgttaaaagatgagtagtggtttttaataaatccagtctgatcttcagaaaaaaattcgaggtaatatattttctaatctagtggccaaaattttactaaaaatcttaaaatccgtattcagcaaggatataggctgaatggatgcacattcagtggggtctttatcttttttaagaattaaagaaatagaggcatcataaaaagattgtggcaatttacctatagttaacgcatctttaaaaattttacaaagccaaggagaaagtatagaggaaaaggatttaaaaaattctacagtataaccatccggaccaggagctttaccagaattcattgcaAAAGtagccttttttatttcagtttccataATAGGTGCGTCAAGGAATACACTATCCTCTATTGTTAATtttgggatattcaattttctttaaaattcatctattatagaagaatcctcaacaaattttgattgatataaagaattataaaaatcttgaaaggttttatttatctctttatggtcgatcgtcagagtgacatcttgtttacgaatcctagtaatttgtctttaaaccgaagcagttttcaattgattagccaataatttgccagacttatctccatgtacGTAAAACTGtgttctagatttaattaactgattttcaattgaagaggataataacaaactatgctccatttgaagttccaccctTTCTTTATAAAGTCTTTGCTGGGAGTCACTGAATAAAAAtgatcaattgctttgattttatcaaccaaagttaatattttagaattagtttgtttcctaactccagcagagtatgaaataatctgtccacaaataaatgctttaaaagtgtcccataaaattccactagagatctctgctgtagaatttgttgagaaaaacaaatcaatttgttgtttaataaaattaagaaagtctaagtcctgcaataaaatagggttgaacctccaagatttagcattagTAGATGAGTCCATTGTCTTAATAGatagcttcaaaggtgcatggtcaGAAATGGTAATGGAGTCATATTTTCAATCGATAACATCTgtgagtaaatggtgatcaataaaaaataatcaattcttgaataattatgataataatgagaaaagtatgaaaactctttgtcattggggtgtaaaaaacgccatatttcagaaattccagaatcaaccttaaaggaattaataagagaggccgatttattcagaagagcttgggtgggcttagatctatccatcgaagggtttaaacaacagttaaaatcccctcCCATTATCAGCATGTACCGTTttaaattaggaaaggatgtaaatagacacttaaaaatgcaggacaatcagtgtttggagcataaacattaactaaaaatactttttgattaaaaagtagaccagtaaaaagcaaaaatctaccttgtgggtctgaaattgtttcatagtgtataaaggaggttgaagagtctataaaaatggaaatacCTCTTACATTGGCTTGAGAATTCGAGTGATACTGTTGCTCTtcccaaaacctaaaaaagcgttgactatccaccttcctcacatgagtctcttgtacaaagataatattagcattcattctatggaatactttgcatatttttttccatttgattGGATGGTTTAAaacattagtattccaagaaacaaaattaataatcttatccatattgccaatatctattacaattaacacataaggttaaaaaaaagatgaactcatgaatccggaagagggaagtaggttcaaccatttttgtagtttcaaatCAGCCCATATttcaagaatgccttggggttttccctttGCAGTGTATTTCATTGAGGCTTACTTTGTGAAAACATGTAGCTGAGAAATGAGGTTAATAATTGTAAAATTCCCTGAATGAACATCGGTATTGGTTATAAATTGGTTAAATGGGAAACGATTCAAAGAGCTGAATGTTTCTTGTGATATTAACAAACCAGTTACTGACCTGTGCAACATTTACATTTGCAGTCCTctgtaagggaaaaataaacaaaatctaATGTTAGAGAGTTGATCGTTGATCACCGTGACgtcactgtgggaagagattgctCATGGGATCAATATTGGAGGAAAGCACTGAGGACACGGTGCATCATGGGTAAGATTCAGTCACCTCACACACATGGTCACAGCTGGTGATCAGTTTGTAGGATCCCACCTGACAACCAGAGCACCACGGGCCTCACACTGTGTCTGGACCATGTATCATTATGTCTGAGGTGGGAAGTTACAATATATCTTCCTGCTGATCATCTCCCGCAGCCCACACCCAAAATTGTAATCACTTAGATCATAGAACATCaaacaacacagcacagtacaggctttcGGCTcactatgttgtgccgacccttaaatccTGCCCCGATAATATCCTCCAgcataaattcctccatatacttttctagtagtctcttaaatttcactagtgtatctgcctccaacactgactcaggcagtgaattacacgcaccagccactctctgagtaaaaaaccttcctctaatattccccttgaacttcccaccccttatcttaaagccatgtccccttGTATTTAGCACTGGTGCCCTGGGGatgaggtgctggctgtccactctatctattcctcataataccttgtatacctctatcgtgTCTCGTctgatcctccttctctccagagagtaaagcccgagCTCCCTAAATCTCTGATCATATTGCATAGCAGGcaccatcctggaaaatctcctttgtaccctttccaattgttccacatcctttctactgtgaggcgaccagaactggacgcagtactccaagggtgccctaaccagaattttagagagctgcatcattacctcgtgactcgTAAACACTATCActcgacttatgaaaactaatacggcataagctttcttaaataaTCTATCTACCTCTCAGGCAACTGTCACGGATCTGTCGACATATACCCCCCGATCCTTCTGCTCCCCCAGtctcccaagtatcctgctattttctctgtactctgccttggagtttctccttccaaagtgaagcaactcacacttctctgggtggaactccatctgccacttctcagcccacttcagcatcctatcaatgtctgtctGCAATCTTACACAATCCTCTACacaatctacaacaccaccaacctttgtgtcatctgcaaacttgccaactcacccttcaACCCACTCATCCAGGCCGTTAAtacaaatcacaaaaagtagaggtcccatccttttgggacaccactagtcacaacactccaatccaaatgtactccctccaccatgaaactctgctttctgcaggcaagccaattctgaatcctcctggccaagcttccctggatcccatgccttctgactttctgaataagcctactgtgtggtaccttgtcaattgccttactgaaatccatgtagatcacatccactgaaccaccctcatctatatgcctggtcacctcctcaaagaaatcaatcaggcttgttagacaatatctgcccttcacaaagccatgctgactgaccCTGATCAGcctatgattctctaaatgcccatagattctatttccaagaatcttttccaacagctttctcacCGCAGATGTaaggctgactggtctataattacccagactaacCCTACTACATTTTTTGAAGAAGGGGACAACagtcacctccctccaatcctccagtaccactcCCATGGACATCGAGGACATAATGATCctagccagaagctcagcaatctcttccctcaccttttGGAGCAGCCTGGGTAATATTCTGTCATGCCTGGGGACTCATCCGTCCTAATCTATTTTAGCAACTCCAACAGCTCTTCTCTCTTAATATCaatatgctccagaacatcaacctcactcaaattgccctcactgtcatcaagttctttctcattggtgaataccgaagagaagtattgaTTGAGTACCTTGTTCACTTCCACAGAcgccaggcacatcttcccacctttaacTCTAATtgatcctatcttcactcctgtcaaccttttgctcttcacatatttcaaGAATGCCATGGGGTTTTCCTTCTGCACTATATTTCATTCTGATTTACTTTGTGAAAACATGTAGCTGAGAAATGGGGTTAATAATTGTAAAATTTCCTGAATGAACATCGATATTGGTTATAAATTGGTTAAATGGGAAAGGATTCAAAGAGCTGAATGTTTCTTGTGATATTAACAATCCAGTTACAGACCTTTGCACCGTTCACGTATGCAGTCCTCTGTAAGAGAAAAATAAACACCATCTAATGTTAGGGAGTTGATTGATGATCACCGTGACAtcactgtgggaagagattgctCATGGGAGCAATATTGGAGGAAAGCGCTGAGGACATGGTGCATCATGGGTAAGATTCAGTCACCTCACACACATGGTCACAGCTGGTGATCAGTTTGTAGGATCCCACCTGCCAACCAGAGCACCACTGGCCTCACACTGTCTCTGGACCATGTATCATAATGCCTGAGGTGGGAAGTTAAATACATCTTCCTGCTGATAATCTACACCAGCCCACACCCAAAATTGTAatcacttagaacatagaacatcaaacaATACAGCACAGCTTTCGGCTcactatgttgtgccgacccttaaaccctgcctcccaaataaCCCTCCAGCTTAAATTACTCCATATACttttctagtagtctcttaaatttcactagtgtatctgcctccaccactgactcaagcagagAATTCCatgcaccagccactctctgagtaaataacctTCCTCTAAATTTCCCATTGAACTTCCCaaccttaacttaaagccatgtccccttgtatttagcagtgatgccctggggaagaggcgctggctgtccactctatctattcatattaatatcttgtatacctctatcatgactcgtctcatcctccttctctccagagagtacagCCCGAGCTCCCTAAATCTCTGATCATATTGCATAGCAGGcaccatcctggaaaatctcctttgtaccctttccaattgttccacatcctttctgctgtgaggcgaccagaactggacgcagTACTCCAAGGGTGACCTAACCAAAATTTtagagagctgcatcattacctcgtgactcttaaactctatccctggaCTTATGAAAACTAATACTCCATAAGCTTGCTTAGATACTCTATCTACCTCTCAGGCAACTTTCACGGATCTGTCGACATATACCCCCCGATCCCTCTGCTCCCCCAgtctcccaagtatcctgccattttctttgtactctgccttggagtttctccttccaaagtgtagcacctcacacttctctgggatgaattccatctgccactgctcagcccacttcagcATCCTGTCAATATCTGTCTGCAATCTTACACAATACTATATACCACTAAActttctgtcatctgcaaacttgccaacacacacttccacccccacatccaggttgttaatacaaatcacgaaaagtagacgTCAGAGatccgatccttgtgggacaccactagtcacaaccctccaatccaaatgtactccctccaccacgaccctctgctttctgcaggcaagccaattctgaatcctcctggccaagcttccctggatcccatgccttctgactttctgaataagcctactgtgcggtaccttgtcaaatgtcttattaaaatccatgtcaatcacatccactgcactaccctcatctacatGCCTGGTCACCTTCTCAACGAAAacaatcaggcttgttagacaatatctgcccttcacaaagacatgctgactgtccctgatcagaccatgattctctaaatgcccatagattctatttctaagaatcttttccaacagctttctcaccacagacgtaaggctgactggtctgtaattacccagTCTATCCCTACTATAtttttgaacaagaggacaacgttcgcctccctccagtcctctggtaccattcccatggacatcGAGGACCAtcaagatcctagccagaggctcagcagacTCTTCCCTCGCTTTGTGGACCAGCTTGTGTAATATTCTATCacgacttatccgtcctaatccATTTTGGCAACTCCATCacttcttctcccttaatatcaatatgCTCCAGAAAATCAACTTCACACAAATTgccctcactgtcatcaagttccttctcattggtgaataccgaagagaagtattcattgagtaattcattcacttccacagcctcctggtacatcttcccacctttaacTCTAATtgatcctatcttcactcctgtcaaccttttgctcttcacgtatttcaagaatgccttggggttttccttttgCACTGTATTTCATTCAGATTTACTTTATGAAAGCATGTAGCTGAGAAATAAGGTTAATAATTGTAAAATTTCCTGAACCAACATCAGTATTGGTCATAAATTGGTTAAATGGGAAAGGCTTCAAAGAGCTGAATGTTTCTTGTGATATTAACAATCCAGTTACTGACCTGTGCAACATTCACATTTGCAGTCCTCTGTAAGGGAAAAGTAAACACGATATAATGTTAGGGAGTTGATTGTTGATCACCGTGACgtcactgtgggaagagattgctCATGGGATCAATATTGGAGGAAAGCACTGAGGACATGGTGTTTTTTGAGTAAGTCACCTCACAGACATGGTCACGGTTTCTGATCAGATTGTTGGATGTTGTGAGAGGCTtaaacccttaaaccctgcctcccatataaccctccagcataaattcctccatatacctgtctagtagtctcttaaacttcactagtgtatctgcctccaacactgactcaggcagtgaattccatgcaccagccactctctgagtaaaaaaccttcctctaatatcccccttgaacttcccaccccttaacttaaagccatgtcctcttgtattgagctgtggtgccctggggatgaggctctgtctgtccactctatctattcctcagagtatcttgtatacctctatcatgtctcctctcatcctctttctctccagagagtaaagccctagctccctaaatCTCTGATCATATTGTATAGCAGGCaccatcatggtaaatctcctttgtaccctttccaattgttccacatcctttctactgtgaggtgagcagaactggacacagtactccaagtgtaccctaaccagaattttatacagctgcatcattaccttgaactcttaaactctatcccttgacttctGAAAATTaatactccataagctttcttaaatacTCTATCTACCTGTCAGGCAGCTTTCACAGATCTGTCGACATGTACCCCcccgatccctctgctcctccagacTCCTGCCAataactttgtactctgccttggagattttccttccaaagtgtggc
The DNA window shown above is from Hypanus sabinus isolate sHypSab1 chromosome 17, sHypSab1.hap1, whole genome shotgun sequence and carries:
- the LOC132407124 gene encoding tRNA (guanine(37)-N1)-methyltransferase-like, which codes for MENPRGRTSRWKTESIILFIFIIGMLSEDCKCACCKEDCKCECCTEDCIRERCKEDCKCKCCTEDCECECCKEDCECECCKGQ